Proteins encoded by one window of Salicibibacter halophilus:
- a CDS encoding acyl-CoA carboxylase subunit beta, producing MEMELNDLSDRKERALLGGGKEKIERQHKLGYYTARERIDQLVDPESFLELGMLAHSDQDGSEEKSAGDGVIIGLAKVNGRPIVVQAADKTVFAGTEGKVYFRKSQAAHGFAIKRGFPLLNLMEGGGLRMPDGMGSDGISQVLFPNELLTHHREVPMITAILGDSFGGPTWTAVSSDFVTQLKGTSMAVAGPRMLEVATGERVSNEELGGWEIHANHTGQVDQFAENEEDVIASLKQFLDFMPLNGEEEPPFKETNDDPFRSLDEVVNLVPTRRQRAYDMKKVIELIADDHEFFEMKPTYGTALITVLTRVNGRTVGVIANQPMKFAGAAGDKECEKATDFIVMCDSYNIPLIFLHDTPGFRVSSEAEKVKMPTKIMVWNQALAQSTVPKISVVIRKSIGAAYGNMCGPTMGADFVVAWPTAEINFTGPEVGINVVYGRELAESEQPETERAELLESWSFDSSPYKAAGKFMLDDIIDPRETRKFLSQTLDYACERNGSMSERRLANWPTGF from the coding sequence ATGGAAATGGAACTTAATGACCTATCGGATCGGAAAGAACGTGCACTTTTGGGAGGTGGAAAGGAAAAGATTGAGCGCCAGCACAAATTGGGGTATTACACCGCGAGGGAGCGCATTGATCAACTCGTTGATCCGGAGTCATTTTTGGAGCTGGGTATGCTCGCCCACTCCGACCAAGACGGGAGTGAAGAAAAAAGTGCCGGAGATGGCGTTATTATTGGACTCGCAAAGGTAAACGGACGTCCGATCGTCGTTCAGGCAGCAGATAAAACCGTTTTTGCCGGAACAGAAGGAAAGGTTTATTTTCGAAAATCACAAGCTGCTCATGGCTTTGCCATAAAACGTGGATTTCCGTTACTTAACCTCATGGAAGGCGGAGGTTTAAGAATGCCGGATGGGATGGGCTCAGATGGCATAAGCCAAGTGCTTTTTCCTAATGAGCTTCTTACCCATCATCGGGAAGTGCCCATGATTACAGCTATTTTGGGGGATAGTTTTGGCGGGCCTACATGGACAGCTGTTTCCTCGGATTTTGTGACCCAACTTAAAGGGACCTCCATGGCAGTAGCCGGCCCTCGCATGCTTGAGGTTGCTACAGGTGAGAGGGTCTCAAACGAAGAACTCGGCGGATGGGAAATCCACGCGAATCACACAGGACAAGTGGATCAATTCGCTGAGAATGAAGAAGATGTGATCGCTTCGTTAAAACAGTTTCTTGATTTCATGCCATTAAATGGCGAGGAAGAACCGCCCTTTAAAGAAACAAACGATGATCCGTTCCGAAGCCTGGATGAGGTGGTTAACCTTGTGCCTACCCGAAGACAGAGGGCCTATGATATGAAAAAAGTGATCGAGCTCATTGCGGATGACCATGAATTTTTTGAAATGAAACCAACTTATGGAACAGCTCTTATCACTGTTTTAACTAGAGTGAATGGGCGAACAGTGGGTGTGATTGCAAATCAACCGATGAAATTTGCAGGTGCCGCAGGAGATAAAGAATGTGAAAAGGCAACGGATTTTATTGTTATGTGTGATTCTTACAATATTCCACTTATTTTCCTGCATGACACTCCCGGTTTTCGCGTATCGAGTGAAGCTGAGAAGGTGAAAATGCCAACGAAAATTATGGTTTGGAATCAAGCACTCGCCCAGTCAACCGTTCCTAAGATTTCAGTGGTCATTCGCAAAAGCATCGGAGCTGCTTATGGAAACATGTGTGGCCCCACGATGGGCGCTGATTTCGTCGTGGCGTGGCCGACGGCTGAAATTAATTTTACAGGACCGGAAGTTGGCATCAACGTCGTGTACGGACGTGAGCTGGCAGAATCGGAACAACCAGAGACAGAAAGAGCGGAACTGTTGGAATCTTGGAGCTTTGACAGTTCGCCATATAAAGCAGCGGGTAAGTTTATGCTTGATGATATTATCGATCCGAGAGAAACAAGGAAGTTTTTGTCTCAAACGTTAGACTATGCATGTGAAAGAAACGGTTCAATGAGCGAGCGTCGACTTGCCAATTGGCCGACTGGGTTTTAA
- a CDS encoding AMP-binding protein, whose product MNAYLKELEPLDYRLGEKPLHDYLIQNAIDHPDQTAYNFYGNEISWHQMADDTRRLAKFLQNKGVAKGDKVALYMQNCPQYLLGHYAIQMLGATVVPLNPMYKASELEYFINEAEIMAMIAGDELYDQVDAIRAKTPSLQFVLTTAYADYLSENRTLPLPDELKREKQKIDDTFDLVEYLAVTEPLDEIASIDVWEDVGLMVFTSGTTGRPKAAMLTFGNALFKTAAAAQGYLLKHEDQTLAVAPLSHIAGMLMGVNLPVYQSTSCILLTRFDPVAAIQAIERYRVNKMYTVAPMNAAILNETNVEDHDLTCLEMNFATSFGMAIDEPLAKAWGKLTNGCLLFEASYGLSETHTADTMMPVDKIKYGTCGIPTYQTEIRIVDTETGDDLPPGKQGEIAVKNPGVFKGYLNRPEATAATLRDGWVFTGDIGTLDDEGYLTFNGRVKEMIKASGYSVFPEDVEALMSDHEAIAQVAAIGVPDSKRGESVKAFIVLKPEYVEKITANDIIAWSKEHMAAYKYPREVAFVDQLPATSSGKVLRRLLKE is encoded by the coding sequence ATGAATGCTTATTTAAAGGAACTTGAACCATTAGATTACCGACTTGGTGAAAAACCGTTACATGACTATCTTATTCAAAATGCGATCGATCACCCCGATCAAACGGCATACAATTTTTACGGAAATGAGATTAGTTGGCATCAAATGGCGGACGATACAAGACGGCTGGCCAAGTTTCTTCAAAACAAGGGAGTTGCTAAAGGAGATAAGGTTGCATTATACATGCAAAACTGCCCTCAGTACTTATTGGGTCATTACGCAATACAAATGCTGGGCGCAACGGTCGTTCCCTTAAATCCAATGTATAAAGCATCGGAACTTGAATATTTCATAAACGAAGCTGAAATTATGGCAATGATTGCAGGCGACGAGTTGTATGATCAAGTAGACGCTATTAGAGCGAAAACGCCTTCCCTTCAATTTGTATTGACCACTGCTTATGCGGATTATCTATCTGAAAATCGCACGTTGCCTTTGCCCGATGAACTTAAAAGAGAAAAACAAAAGATAGATGACACCTTTGATTTAGTTGAATACTTAGCCGTTACAGAGCCACTCGATGAGATAGCATCTATTGATGTCTGGGAAGATGTGGGACTCATGGTGTTTACCTCCGGTACTACCGGAAGGCCTAAAGCAGCGATGCTCACGTTTGGCAATGCACTATTCAAAACAGCTGCAGCAGCGCAAGGGTATCTACTAAAACATGAAGATCAAACTCTGGCGGTCGCCCCGCTCTCCCATATTGCCGGTATGCTAATGGGGGTCAATCTTCCTGTCTATCAATCCACTTCTTGTATTTTATTGACACGCTTTGATCCTGTGGCTGCAATTCAGGCCATTGAACGTTACAGAGTGAATAAAATGTATACGGTAGCCCCGATGAATGCAGCGATATTAAATGAAACGAACGTAGAAGATCATGATTTGACTTGCTTGGAAATGAATTTCGCAACAAGCTTTGGAATGGCCATCGACGAACCGTTGGCAAAGGCATGGGGAAAACTTACAAATGGTTGCCTGCTTTTTGAAGCGTCTTATGGGTTAAGTGAAACGCATACAGCTGACACGATGATGCCTGTGGATAAAATCAAATATGGCACATGCGGAATTCCGACTTATCAAACGGAAATCCGAATTGTAGATACGGAAACAGGAGATGACTTGCCCCCGGGCAAGCAAGGCGAAATTGCCGTGAAAAACCCTGGTGTATTTAAAGGGTATCTCAATCGCCCCGAAGCAACAGCAGCTACCTTACGCGACGGTTGGGTTTTTACGGGGGATATTGGCACGCTGGATGATGAAGGATATCTAACTTTCAATGGTCGAGTGAAAGAGATGATTAAAGCATCCGGTTACAGCGTGTTTCCCGAAGATGTTGAAGCATTAATGAGTGACCATGAAGCTATTGCTCAAGTGGCAGCAATTGGTGTTCCGGATAGTAAACGAGGCGAAAGTGTCAAAGCATTTATTGTCTTAAAACCTGAATATGTTGAGAAAATTACTGCGAATGACATTATTGCCTGGAGTAAGGAACACATGGCGGCGTATAAATATCCTCGTGAGGTAGCTTTCGTTGATCAATTACCGGCCACGAGCTCCGGCAAAGTGTTACGAAGATTATTAAAGGAATAA
- a CDS encoding NADPH:quinone oxidoreductase family protein: MQAWLVKELADPEQALSLEEVNKPENNEGHILIRTKAASLNFFDILLCQGKYQEKPPLPFTPGAEIAGIVEAVGDGSNYQVGQKVLARPALPSGGLAEWVSVSENEVFSVPDSMSFHEAAAMYITYQTAYYALHHRGNVKRDEVILIHAGSGGVGSAAIQLGKAAGARVIATAGGPDKVQLCKDLGADVAIDYLADDFVDIVKQETNGKGADIIYDPVGSDTFDRSRKCTAFAGRLLVIGFAGGRIPEAPVNHALVKNYSIVGVHWGYFARLYEQEMVNIHDTLCSFYEEGKIKPLIYKNFSFEEVPHALNLLGDRKTYGKLVVDV; the protein is encoded by the coding sequence ATGCAAGCATGGCTAGTAAAAGAACTTGCAGATCCTGAGCAGGCATTATCATTGGAAGAGGTAAATAAACCGGAAAATAATGAAGGTCATATTCTTATTCGAACAAAAGCAGCATCTTTGAATTTCTTCGATATTTTATTATGCCAAGGAAAGTATCAGGAAAAGCCTCCCCTTCCTTTTACACCGGGTGCCGAAATCGCAGGCATCGTAGAAGCTGTTGGGGATGGAAGTAACTATCAGGTTGGGCAAAAGGTACTGGCAAGACCGGCACTTCCCAGTGGCGGCTTAGCAGAATGGGTTTCTGTTTCTGAGAACGAAGTGTTCTCGGTCCCTGATTCAATGTCATTTCATGAAGCGGCCGCCATGTATATTACCTATCAAACCGCCTATTATGCCCTTCACCATCGCGGGAACGTCAAAAGGGACGAAGTAATACTGATTCACGCGGGATCCGGAGGCGTTGGATCTGCGGCCATTCAACTTGGTAAAGCTGCAGGCGCACGTGTGATTGCTACAGCGGGAGGTCCCGATAAGGTCCAATTATGCAAAGATTTAGGCGCAGATGTCGCGATAGACTATTTGGCTGATGATTTCGTGGACATTGTAAAACAAGAAACAAACGGAAAAGGGGCAGATATCATTTATGACCCCGTTGGCAGCGATACATTTGATCGTTCTCGTAAATGCACCGCATTTGCCGGACGACTGCTTGTCATTGGATTTGCTGGTGGACGTATTCCGGAAGCCCCGGTCAACCATGCCTTAGTCAAAAATTATTCAATTGTTGGTGTGCACTGGGGATATTTTGCTCGTTTGTATGAACAAGAAATGGTAAACATTCACGATACGCTTTGCTCATTTTATGAAGAAGGAAAAATAAAACCTCTGATTTATAAAAATTTCTCGTTCGAAGAAGTCCCCCATGCTTTGAATTTGCTGGGTGATCGGAAGACATATGGCAAGTTGGTTGTAGATGTATAA
- a CDS encoding phosphotransferase family protein — protein MTQSVRNGEELDITKVKTFLDNRLNDIPKDEPLKVEQYYAGASNLTYLLSCGEWQGVLRRPPFGPLPPKAHDMKREYEILSRLNPVFPLAPKPYVLGENTSVMDATFYVMERKEGVVIDGKLPKGVQETKELGRDLSFKFIDALAALHRVDTEQAGLHQFGKPEGFMERQVYGWLKRYERAKTEDSPEYENLKKWLTENIPADGETTVIHNDFKFNNLLFSNDLSEIKAVVDWEMATIGDPLFDLGVVLSYWIQDDDPELLQSTFQTVTTKPGFLTRRELIDRYAEKSGRDCSSIHFYLIFSYFKLAVISQQIYFRWKNGQTQDERFKHFGDRTSKLITFSWHLLNEK, from the coding sequence ATGACCCAATCCGTACGCAACGGGGAAGAACTGGACATAACGAAAGTGAAAACCTTTTTGGACAATCGTCTGAATGATATTCCAAAAGACGAACCGTTAAAAGTTGAACAATATTACGCAGGCGCATCGAACCTTACTTATCTTTTATCTTGCGGCGAGTGGCAAGGTGTTTTGCGCCGTCCGCCGTTCGGGCCGTTGCCGCCGAAAGCCCACGATATGAAGCGAGAGTACGAGATCCTTTCTCGGCTCAACCCTGTTTTCCCGTTGGCACCGAAACCGTATGTGCTCGGGGAGAACACTTCCGTCATGGATGCCACGTTTTATGTCATGGAGCGAAAAGAAGGCGTCGTTATCGATGGAAAGTTGCCCAAAGGCGTACAAGAAACGAAAGAACTCGGCAGGGATCTGTCCTTTAAATTTATCGATGCTTTGGCAGCGCTTCACCGCGTGGACACCGAACAAGCCGGCCTTCATCAATTCGGTAAACCGGAAGGGTTCATGGAACGCCAAGTCTATGGCTGGCTCAAACGGTATGAACGAGCCAAAACCGAAGACAGCCCCGAATATGAAAATCTGAAAAAATGGCTTACCGAAAACATCCCTGCAGACGGGGAGACGACGGTCATTCACAATGATTTCAAGTTTAATAATCTCTTATTTTCTAATGATCTAAGCGAAATAAAAGCGGTCGTGGATTGGGAAATGGCAACGATTGGCGATCCCTTATTTGACCTCGGCGTCGTCCTCAGTTACTGGATTCAGGACGACGACCCGGAACTTTTACAATCCACATTCCAAACGGTCACAACAAAACCCGGCTTTTTAACTCGTCGCGAACTGATTGATCGTTATGCGGAAAAAAGCGGCAGGGATTGCTCATCGATCCATTTTTACCTAATTTTCTCGTATTTTAAATTAGCTGTCATCTCTCAACAGATTTATTTTCGCTGGAAAAACGGCCAGACGCAAGATGAACGGTTTAAGCATTTTGGCGATAGAACTAGCAAATTAATTACATTTTCATGGCATCTTTTAAATGAAAAATAA
- a CDS encoding 2-phosphosulfolactate phosphatase — protein MKKCHLWLTTEEIQPEKLKNATAVVIDVMLATTTLVTILERGARRIYPVESVYEAHSTKEFLGHPAVLTGGELGGMPVEGFDCAHLPDEYTPERVKDHDIVFLSSNGTRAITKAKPAKQLLLGNLRNAYTIAEYLNQIATEDVYIICAGSLGQMSLEDYVCASIILSRLNMENVRMNDAAVFALEHDYDKKEVIEELLAKGRVGRTFTKLGLDELFDFVTDVGLSTSVVELYEDGSLNFLHEGSETTK, from the coding sequence ATGAAAAAATGCCACTTATGGCTTACGACTGAAGAAATACAACCCGAAAAATTAAAAAACGCGACAGCCGTGGTGATTGATGTCATGCTCGCGACAACGACGCTCGTCACCATTTTGGAGCGGGGTGCCCGCCGCATTTATCCGGTCGAGAGCGTTTATGAAGCCCATAGCACGAAGGAGTTCCTCGGTCACCCGGCTGTGCTCACCGGAGGCGAGTTGGGCGGAATGCCGGTGGAAGGCTTTGACTGTGCCCATTTGCCCGATGAATATACGCCGGAACGTGTTAAGGACCACGACATTGTGTTTTTGTCCTCCAACGGCACACGCGCGATTACAAAAGCTAAACCGGCAAAGCAATTACTGCTTGGAAATTTACGCAATGCGTACACCATCGCTGAATACCTTAACCAAATCGCGACGGAAGATGTCTACATCATTTGTGCAGGATCGCTCGGTCAAATGTCCTTGGAAGATTACGTTTGCGCGAGCATTATTTTATCAAGGCTGAACATGGAGAATGTTCGTATGAATGATGCTGCGGTCTTTGCATTGGAACATGACTACGATAAAAAAGAAGTCATTGAAGAGCTTTTGGCGAAAGGGCGCGTGGGACGCACTTTCACGAAATTGGGATTGGATGAACTGTTTGATTTTGTAACTGATGTGGGATTGTCTACATCGGTTGTTGAGCTCTACGAAGATGGATCGCTCAATTTTTTGCACGAGGGGAGTGAAACGACAAAATGA
- a CDS encoding MaoC/PaaZ C-terminal domain-containing protein yields MSAIAEKQTGDTLETVTLSPVSRLDLIKYAGASGDYNPIHTIDEEADKAGLPGIIAHGMWTMGNLAKLFTPHYEAGFIETYQIRFRGMVFLGDVISLNAEVSEQTADKVILDVLASNEKHEAVLKGTVVFALYA; encoded by the coding sequence ATGAGTGCGATTGCAGAAAAACAGACCGGTGACACGCTAGAAACCGTCACCCTTTCTCCGGTTTCTCGTCTAGATTTAATTAAATATGCCGGCGCATCCGGCGACTATAACCCGATCCATACGATTGATGAAGAAGCGGATAAAGCGGGGCTCCCCGGCATCATCGCCCACGGCATGTGGACGATGGGTAATCTTGCCAAACTCTTCACCCCTCATTATGAGGCAGGTTTCATAGAAACGTACCAAATTCGGTTCCGAGGCATGGTTTTCCTCGGTGACGTGATTTCGCTTAATGCAGAAGTGAGCGAGCAAACAGCGGACAAAGTAATACTCGATGTTTTGGCAAGCAACGAAAAACACGAAGCCGTTCTGAAAGGGACAGTGGTTTTTGCGTTATATGCGTAA
- a CDS encoding MaoC family dehydratase N-terminal domain-containing protein — MLEHMIGKHSDKVRNTIERGAMRKFAEAINDAQPIFVDEKAGQASRYGKNVAPPTFPIVLDYGEIPEFALENKGLIHGEQIYHYERPLFVGEDIHCWAVVKDYKEKAGKSGTMGIVTLESNGEDSNGKRVFRAEQVIIITEAVRKGMEA; from the coding sequence ATGCTTGAACATATGATAGGCAAACATTCAGACAAAGTGAGAAACACGATTGAGCGAGGCGCCATGCGAAAATTCGCTGAAGCCATCAATGATGCGCAACCGATTTTCGTTGATGAAAAGGCGGGGCAGGCGTCCCGTTACGGGAAAAACGTCGCTCCACCGACATTTCCAATTGTATTGGATTATGGTGAAATTCCCGAATTTGCATTAGAAAATAAAGGCCTCATTCACGGCGAACAAATCTATCATTATGAACGCCCGCTTTTCGTTGGCGAAGATATTCACTGCTGGGCGGTAGTGAAAGATTACAAAGAAAAGGCGGGAAAAAGCGGAACGATGGGGATTGTTACACTCGAAAGTAACGGTGAGGACAGCAACGGCAAACGCGTCTTTCGTGCCGAACAAGTGATTATTATTACCGAAGCGGTCAGAAAGGGGATGGAAGCATGA
- the fabG gene encoding 3-oxoacyl-ACP reductase FabG codes for MTQFSGQTAFVTGGSRGIGRSIAERLVNDGAKVAVMDVNEEALAEVREHFSDQDVLAIKADVTNRNEVEGAMKEAYEAYGSIDILVNNAGVIRDNMLFKMTEDDWQTVMDVHLKGSFNAASVAQEYMVKQKYGRIINLSSNVALGNRGQANYSTAKAGLQGFTKTLAIELGKFNITTNAIAPGFIETDMTRATAERLGITFEKLVEASVANIPVARSGKPEDIANAAAFFADKHSSFVNGQVLYVAGGPMA; via the coding sequence ATGACACAATTTTCCGGGCAAACGGCATTTGTGACCGGGGGAAGCCGAGGCATCGGTCGCAGCATTGCCGAGCGTCTTGTTAATGACGGTGCGAAAGTGGCGGTTATGGATGTCAACGAAGAAGCTTTGGCAGAGGTGCGCGAGCACTTTTCCGACCAAGATGTTTTAGCGATCAAAGCGGACGTAACGAATCGCAATGAAGTCGAAGGTGCAATGAAAGAAGCCTATGAAGCGTACGGCTCTATCGATATTCTCGTCAATAATGCCGGTGTTATCCGCGATAATATGCTTTTTAAAATGACGGAAGATGATTGGCAAACGGTCATGGATGTGCATTTGAAAGGATCCTTTAATGCCGCGAGTGTCGCACAGGAATATATGGTGAAACAAAAATACGGGCGTATTATTAATCTATCTTCCAATGTTGCGTTAGGTAATCGCGGTCAGGCCAACTATTCAACGGCAAAAGCAGGCTTACAAGGGTTTACAAAAACATTGGCGATTGAACTTGGGAAATTTAATATCACCACTAATGCTATTGCACCGGGTTTTATTGAAACGGACATGACGAGGGCAACGGCTGAACGCCTCGGTATCACGTTTGAAAAATTAGTTGAAGCAAGCGTGGCAAACATCCCGGTGGCACGTAGCGGCAAACCGGAAGACATCGCGAACGCGGCAGCATTTTTTGCCGATAAACATTCCTCGTTTGTGAACGGGCAAGTCTTATACGTCGCCGGTGGACCGATGGCATAA
- a CDS encoding acyl-CoA dehydrogenase family protein, whose protein sequence is MHLRLTEEQKMVQTTIRKFVEKELMPLENDVLRNEREGKPSLSEEKMQELQQTAKDAGFWGINTPEEYGGADLGQVMYAIVMMEVSKTFVPFTFGGSADNILYYGNEKQKEKYLLPTINGEKKSCFAMTEPGAGSDTQNIKMTAEKDGDEWVLNGEKTFITGGNEADFVMVIAITDKEAHGRNGRDGTTCFIAERDMGWKSEYIDTMGEWGPASLIFDQVRVPEENILGELHRGYDLGLEWIGFARWGVGAGAVGASERLLNMAIDYAQERETFGKPIATRQAIQWQIADSAVEIEAAKWLVLNAAFTLDNGEDNRHLASMAKLYGATKANDIIDRVMQIHGGMGYTKELPIERWYREARLWRIYDGTDEIQRLIISRNLLKGHVKLGQYI, encoded by the coding sequence ATGCACTTACGCTTAACCGAAGAACAAAAAATGGTGCAAACAACCATCCGTAAATTCGTAGAAAAAGAACTAATGCCACTGGAAAATGATGTACTTCGCAATGAGCGGGAAGGGAAACCGAGCCTTTCGGAAGAAAAAATGCAAGAACTGCAACAAACAGCGAAAGATGCCGGTTTCTGGGGTATCAATACACCTGAAGAATACGGGGGCGCTGACCTCGGGCAGGTCATGTACGCGATCGTCATGATGGAAGTATCGAAAACGTTCGTCCCGTTCACATTCGGTGGTTCGGCCGATAACATTTTGTATTACGGTAACGAAAAACAAAAGGAAAAGTACTTGTTGCCGACGATCAACGGTGAGAAAAAATCTTGTTTTGCCATGACAGAACCCGGCGCTGGTTCTGATACGCAAAACATCAAAATGACCGCTGAAAAAGACGGCGATGAATGGGTGCTAAACGGCGAAAAAACATTCATCACCGGCGGTAATGAAGCGGACTTTGTCATGGTGATCGCGATCACGGACAAGGAAGCACATGGGCGTAACGGTCGAGACGGTACCACCTGTTTCATCGCGGAACGCGATATGGGCTGGAAATCTGAATATATTGACACGATGGGTGAGTGGGGGCCGGCTTCGCTTATTTTCGATCAAGTACGCGTGCCGGAAGAAAACATTTTAGGCGAGTTGCACCGCGGTTACGACCTAGGTTTGGAATGGATTGGTTTCGCACGATGGGGCGTGGGAGCAGGAGCGGTTGGCGCTTCTGAGCGCTTGCTCAATATGGCGATTGATTACGCTCAGGAGCGAGAAACATTCGGAAAGCCGATTGCTACTCGCCAAGCGATACAGTGGCAAATCGCCGACTCGGCGGTCGAGATTGAAGCTGCCAAATGGTTGGTCTTGAATGCGGCCTTTACCTTGGACAACGGCGAAGACAATCGCCATCTGGCATCGATGGCAAAACTGTATGGCGCTACCAAAGCAAACGACATCATCGATCGCGTGATGCAAATTCATGGCGGCATGGGCTACACGAAAGAGCTGCCCATCGAACGCTGGTACCGGGAAGCACGGCTGTGGAGAATCTATGACGGCACCGATGAAATCCAGCGCTTGATCATTTCCAGAAATTTATTAAAAGGGCACGTAAAATTGGGGCAATACATTTAA
- a CDS encoding thiolase family protein yields the protein MEDVVIVSAVRTAIAKKGGALASVDPAVYGGEVISEAMKRADVEHETVEDVIFGNCLSGGGNIARVSLLEAGLPVDIPGLTIDRQCGSGINSVALAAEKIIAGNADVVVAGGTESMTRSPHLMAVQEKAYDLRPPKFINPTLSPDEIGDPPMGITAENLADQYEVSREEQDAFALRSQERMADAIDKGYFKDQIVPIEVKTRKGTVTFDQDEHPRPDVTKEDLAKLPAVFKKDGSVTAGSSSGINDGASALVLMSGTEAKKRGLKPLATVKASTVAGVDPNIMGIGPVPAVKKLLEKTGDQLDDFDLIEINEAFAAQVLACDRELSFNMDKVNVNGGAIAHGHPIAATGSMLVTKLCYELERRGEKKGLVTACIGGGQGIALAVEKE from the coding sequence ATGGAAGATGTAGTGATCGTTTCTGCCGTACGGACAGCCATCGCGAAAAAAGGCGGGGCACTTGCTTCCGTCGACCCGGCCGTGTACGGAGGAGAAGTTATAAGTGAAGCGATGAAAAGAGCTGATGTTGAACATGAAACTGTAGAAGATGTGATTTTCGGTAACTGTTTGAGCGGGGGCGGGAACATCGCGCGCGTGTCGCTTCTTGAAGCGGGGTTGCCGGTGGATATTCCCGGGCTTACGATTGATCGTCAATGCGGTTCCGGCATCAATAGCGTCGCCCTTGCTGCCGAGAAAATTATCGCCGGTAACGCTGATGTGGTCGTTGCCGGCGGCACCGAAAGCATGACACGCAGTCCGCATCTAATGGCGGTTCAAGAAAAAGCATATGATCTTCGACCGCCGAAGTTTATCAACCCTACACTATCGCCCGATGAAATCGGTGACCCGCCGATGGGGATTACGGCAGAGAACCTGGCTGATCAATATGAAGTGAGCCGCGAGGAACAGGATGCCTTCGCCTTAAGAAGTCAGGAACGTATGGCGGATGCGATCGATAAAGGCTATTTCAAAGATCAAATCGTGCCCATTGAAGTGAAAACGAGGAAAGGCACCGTAACGTTTGACCAAGACGAGCATCCGCGTCCGGACGTGACGAAAGAAGATCTGGCCAAGCTCCCGGCGGTGTTCAAAAAAGATGGCAGCGTTACCGCCGGCAGCTCCTCCGGGATTAACGACGGAGCGTCGGCATTGGTGTTGATGTCCGGGACTGAAGCCAAGAAACGCGGGCTAAAGCCCTTGGCGACGGTCAAAGCATCAACTGTCGCGGGTGTTGATCCGAACATTATGGGCATTGGTCCTGTCCCGGCGGTAAAAAAATTGCTTGAAAAAACCGGCGATCAACTCGATGATTTTGATTTAATAGAGATCAACGAAGCGTTTGCCGCACAGGTGCTCGCATGTGACCGGGAACTTTCCTTTAATATGGACAAAGTCAATGTAAACGGAGGAGCCATTGCCCACGGTCATCCGATTGCTGCTACCGGCAGCATGCTTGTGACGAAATTATGCTATGAACTCGAACGCCGCGGGGAGAAGAAAGGACTAGTCACCGCTTGTATCGGCGGCGGGCAAGGAATCGCGCTCGCTGTGGAAAAAGAGTAA